A stretch of DNA from Sphingobacteriales bacterium:
CGAATTCAAAGGTACCTTCGAAGTCGGTTGCTTTCTGTAAAAGAATCTTATCCGGTTTTTGAAACGATAAAATAGCCATATATTAAGTTTATTTTTAATGAAGAAAAAAGAATGAAAACTTCGTAAAGCCCTTCATCCAGTTTATTATTTAGAATACAATTCGACAATCAGCTGTTCTTTAATCGTCTCCGGTATCTGGTCTCTGTTTGGAATCTCCACATACTTACCCTCCAGTTTCTCCGTATTCAGTTCCAGCCAGCCGTATTTTTTTACCCTGCCTGATTTCAGCGTATCCTGTACGATATCCAGTTCCTTGGATTTCTCACGGATACTTACCACATCACCCAGTTTTACCGTTGCAGAAGGGATATTAACGATTCTTCCGTTAACGGTGATATGTTTGTGATTTACCAACTGACGCGCTGCGCTTCTGGTAGGGGCAAATCCCAAACGATACACCGTATTGTCCAGACGCTGCTCGAGCAAACGCAATAAGTTCTCACCTGTAACACCATGTTTACGGGCAGCTTCCTCAAATGTTTTGTAGAACTGTCTTTCCAACACACCATACGTGTATTTCGCTTTCTGTTTTTCTTTCAACTGAACAGCATACTCCGATTTCGTTGAACGTTTTCTGGAGTTACCGTGCTGTCCCGGAGCATATTTTCTTTTCTCAAAAGCTTTATCGTATCCGTAGATAGCTTCTCCGAAACTTCTTGATTTTTTAGTACGTGGACCTGTATATCTTGCCATTGTATATTACTTCTATAATGTTAAACTCTTCTTCTTTTAGGCGGACGGCAGCCGTTGTGCGGTAAAGGTGTCACATCACGGATGACAGTTACTTCGATGCCCGCATTTCCGATAGTACGGATAGATGACTCTCTTCCGCCTCCGGGGCCTTTCACAAATACTTCCACTCTTCTCAAGCCTGCTTCATAAGCTTTCTGACCTGCATCCTGTGCCGCCATCTGT
This window harbors:
- the rpsK gene encoding 30S ribosomal protein S11, with protein sequence MATATKKTTKKRVVKVEAEGYAYIKATFNNIIISYTNKGGQVISWSSAGKCGFRGSKKSTPYAAQMAAQDAGQKAYEAGLRRVEVFVKGPGGGRESSIRTIGNAGIEVTVIRDVTPLPHNGCRPPKRRRV
- the rpsD gene encoding 30S ribosomal protein S4, whose translation is MARYTGPRTKKSRSFGEAIYGYDKAFEKRKYAPGQHGNSRKRSTKSEYAVQLKEKQKAKYTYGVLERQFYKTFEEAARKHGVTGENLLRLLEQRLDNTVYRLGFAPTRSAARQLVNHKHITVNGRIVNIPSATVKLGDVVSIREKSKELDIVQDTLKSGRVKKYGWLELNTEKLEGKYVEIPNRDQIPETIKEQLIVELYSK